The Oceanispirochaeta sp. M1 genomic interval CTTCTATTCTGACATTCCCCCTTCAGATAGCAGGGACCCTTGGAAGCAGTAGTAAAGCATGGTCGGCAGTCGCCACTTGGTTAAGACCCAATGGCGGACCCTATCTTGTTATGTATACACTGTTAATTGTCTTTTTTGCCTACTTTTATACACAGGTTTCTATGAATCCTATTGAAATTGCTCGGCAAATAAGGGAAAATGGCGGTTCAATCCCGGGGATCCGGTCGGAGAACATGGAAGAGTATCTTACTAAGATCCTTAACCGTATTGTTTTACCCGGTTCAATGTTCCTGGCTTTGATAGCTTTAATTCCTTCTATTATTATTAACCTGTTTGGATTCCCGCAGCAGGTTGCCTACTTAATGGGAGGTACTTCGTTATTGATTATGGTCGGAGTCGACTTGGACACAATGAGCCAGATTGAAGGTCATCTTAAGATGCACCACCATGATGGACTTGTGAAACGAGGGAAATTGAAAACTAGGAACCTATAAGAGGTAAATTATGAAGGTTAGAGCAAGTGTTAAACCTATGTGTGATAAATGTAAGGTAATCAGGAGACGTGGTGTCCTGAGAATCATATGTGAAAATCCTAAACACAAACAGAGACAGAAGTAGGAGGTCCATAAGTGGCTCGTATTGCAGGTATTGATCTGCCCAACAAGCATACAGATATTGCATTGACATATATCTTCGGTATAGGTAGAACCTCTGCTAAAGTAATCTGTGCTAAGACAGGTGTAGATCCAGAAAAAAGAATTAATGAACTTTCCGGTGAAGAAGTTAATGAACTTCGTAAACTCATCGAGAGTGAATATAAGGTTGAAGGTCGTCTGAGATCTGAGGTTGCCTTGAATATCAAGCGCCTGATGGATATCGGATGTTACCGGGGTCTTCGTCATAGAAGAAGTCTGCCCGTTAACGGTCAGAGAACCAAGACAAACGCCCGTACCCGTAAGGGTAAGGTCAAAACCGTTGCTAAGAAAAAGAAATAGAACGGTTGGAGGTTTAAAAATTGGCTAAGACAAAGAAAAGAAAAGAAAAGAAAAGTATTTATGAAGGTAATGTTTATATTCAGGCAACCTTCAATAATACTATCGTTACAATTACTGATCTGAAGGGAAACGCAGTTTCCTGGAGTAGTGCTGGTTCTCTTGGGTTCAAGGGTGCTAAGAAGTCTACTCCTTATGCAGCTCAGACCACCGCTGAAACAGCAGCCAACAGAGCCCTTGATTTTGGGCTTAAGGAAGTTAACGTATTCGTTAAAGGTCCTGGTGTTGGTAGGGAATCTGCAATCAGGTCCCTTGGTGGACTGGGTCTTCGGGTAAAATCCATCAGGGATATTACTCCTATCCCCCATAATGGATGCCGTCCCAAAAAGAGCAGAAGAGTATAATACTTGAAGCAGGTTGAACATTACCGGTTTGATTTATCAGACCGGTTGTTCGCTTATTGTAGTAAGGAGCAGAAATGGCACGTAAAAACCTATTGAAGGGATTTAAACGACCAAAAGGAATCACCTTTGAACATGGTGAGCAGGAGTCCGGTTACGGTAAATTCATGGCTTATCCCTTTGAAAGAGGATATGGAGCAACAATCGGTAATTCATTACGTCGGATTTTGCTTTCCTCTATTCAGGGATACGCTATTACCGCCGTAAGAGTCACCAGTTACAACAAGGACGGAAACGCCCATGTTATAACCAGTGAGTTTGAGTCCATTCCCGAAGTCGTAGAAGATACACCCGAACTGATCAGTAATTTAAAATCTCTGCAATTAAACCTTCCTGAAGATATTGAAGAGAAAACAATTCTTATCGAATGGAAAGGTGTTGGTGAAATGACAGGTGCCGATCTTGAGAAAGATGGTGTTACTGTCACTAACAAAGACCTTAAGATTTGTACAATGATGGAAGACGCTGATCTCGAATTCGAGATCCAGATTGACCTTGGAAGGGGTTATGTTCCTTCTGAGTTGAATGAGAAATACATTGATGTTGTGGGAACTATTCCTGTTGACTCAATCTTTTCTCCTATCAAAAAAGTACGTTACGAGGTAGAGAATACACGTGTTGGTCAGAGATCGGATTATGATAAATTAATCCTTGAAATCTGGACAGACGGTACTATCTCTCCTGAAGACGCTCTTGCTGAGTCAG includes:
- the rpmJ gene encoding 50S ribosomal protein L36, whose translation is MKVRASVKPMCDKCKVIRRRGVLRIICENPKHKQRQK
- the rpsM gene encoding 30S ribosomal protein S13; this translates as MARIAGIDLPNKHTDIALTYIFGIGRTSAKVICAKTGVDPEKRINELSGEEVNELRKLIESEYKVEGRLRSEVALNIKRLMDIGCYRGLRHRRSLPVNGQRTKTNARTRKGKVKTVAKKKK
- the rpsK gene encoding 30S ribosomal protein S11; translated protein: MAKTKKRKEKKSIYEGNVYIQATFNNTIVTITDLKGNAVSWSSAGSLGFKGAKKSTPYAAQTTAETAANRALDFGLKEVNVFVKGPGVGRESAIRSLGGLGLRVKSIRDITPIPHNGCRPKKSRRV
- a CDS encoding DNA-directed RNA polymerase subunit alpha — protein: MARKNLLKGFKRPKGITFEHGEQESGYGKFMAYPFERGYGATIGNSLRRILLSSIQGYAITAVRVTSYNKDGNAHVITSEFESIPEVVEDTPELISNLKSLQLNLPEDIEEKTILIEWKGVGEMTGADLEKDGVTVTNKDLKICTMMEDADLEFEIQIDLGRGYVPSELNEKYIDVVGTIPVDSIFSPIKKVRYEVENTRVGQRSDYDKLILEIWTDGTISPEDALAESAKIAKDHFTIFINFDEDDVVGDDEVDEEEERVKALLDTPVEELELSVRSSNCLKNANIKTIGDLTRRTEEDIAKTRNFGKKSLMEIKEKLKEWNLSLGMVDYSVLKKTIKLENNKED